One genomic window of Centropristis striata isolate RG_2023a ecotype Rhode Island chromosome 20, C.striata_1.0, whole genome shotgun sequence includes the following:
- the LOC131993844 gene encoding solute carrier family 35 member F3-like yields the protein MKKHSARVAPLSACNSPVLTLTKVEGEDRIRENVVGTTDTQTASGAAGVESGSNRRKLHCCIRVTTVQVRKALWGVAMVMCVCSSWAGSTQLAKLTFKQFDAPFTLTWFATTWNCLFFPLYYIGHLCKSPERQTPRQRFRECCRFFGDDGLTPKVFFTKVAPFGLLWILTNYLYLQALRKINTTDVSALFCCNKAFVFLLSWIVLRDRFMGVRIVAAILAIAGIVMMTYADGFHSHSVIGITLVVASASMSALYKVLFKMVLGSARFGEAALFLSIVGSANFVFISFVPVILYFTHVEYIGSPADIPWAYLCGVAGLLFAFNVLMNFGIAVTYPTLISLGVVLSVPVNAMVDLYTCEIHFNTVRLIAVFIICLGFLMLLLPEDWDQCIIQLSTKLRKRDEPAEGNGEAGATTGLNWRGRARTSMSTFAH from the exons GAGAAGACCGCATCAGGGAGAATGTGGTGGGCACCACGGACACACAGACGGCTAGTGGTGCGGCCGGAGTGGAGTCCGGCTCCAACAGACGGAAACTCCACTGCTGCATCAGAGTCACAACGGTACAGGTGCGGAAAGCCCTGTGGGGAGTCGCAAtggtgatgtgtgtgtgctcgtcCTGGGCAGGTTCCACCCAGCTGGCCAAGCTGACCTTTAAGCAGTTTGACGCTCCCTTCACCCTCACCTGGTTCGCCACCACCTGGAACTGCCTCTTCTTCCCTCTCTACTACATTGGCCACCTGTGCAAGAGTCCAGAGAGGCAGACGCCCAGACAGAGATTCAG GGAGTGCTGTAGGTTTTTTGGGGATGACGGGCTCACACCCAAGGTGTTTTTCACCAAGGTGGCTCCCTTTGGCCTGCTGTGGATCCTCACCAACTACCTGTACCTGCAGGCCCTCAGGAAGATCAACACAACAGACGTGTCCGCGCTCTTCTGTTGTAACAAGGCCTTCGTCTTCCTGCTGTCTTGGATTGTACTAAGAGACCGCTTCATGGGAGTCAGG ATAGTCGCTGCTATCTTGGCCATAGCAGGCATTGTAATGATGACCTATGCTGATGGATTCCACAGCCACTCAGTCATCGGCATTACGTTGGTCGTGGCCTCTGCTTCGATGTCAGCGCTCTACAAG GTGCTCTTCAAGATGGTCCTGGGCAGTGCCAGATTTGGAGAGGCTGCACTCTTTTTGAGCATCGTTGGAAGCGCCAACTTTGTCTTCATCAGCTTTGTGCCAGTCATCCTGTATTTTACACATGTGGAGTACATTGGCTCACCTGCAGACATCCCTTGGGCCTACCTCTGCGGGGTGGCAGGCCTGCTGTTTG CTTTCAACGTACTGATGAACTTTGGCATCGCGGTAACATACCCAACATTAATCTCCCTTGGCGTCGTCTTAAGTGTTCCTGTAAATGCCA tggtGGACCTCTACACATGTGAAATCCATTTCAACACAGTTCGCCTCATTGCTGTGTTCATCATTTGCCTGGGTTTCCTCATGCTGCTGTTACCTGAGGACTGGGACCAGTGCATCATCCAGCTCAGCACAAAGCTGCGCAAACGTGATGAGCCAGCAGAGGGCAACGGAGAGGCGGGCGCCACCACAGGGCTCAACTGGAGAGGGAGAGCCAGGACCTCCATGTCAACATTTGCACATTAA